Within the Paenibacillus sp. AN1007 genome, the region CAACGAACACCATCTAACCCGAATCAGGCAGCCTGTCTTAGCAGTCTGGACACAAGCCCCAGCAAGAAAACAAAGAGCGCTGTACCAATGATGGCGGGGATGACTGCAAAGTTACCGATAACCGGTCCCCAGTTACCAAGCAAAAGTGCCCCCAGCCAGGCTCCGGCAAATCCGGCAATCATAGCACCAATCACACCGCCCGGCATGTTATGACCGGCAAGTGCATCTCC harbors:
- a CDS encoding GlsB/YeaQ/YmgE family stress response membrane protein; this translates as MWGIIISIVMAVIIGLIGDALAGHNMPGGVIGAMIAGFAGAWLGALLLGNWGPVIGNFAVIPAIIGTALFVFLLGLVSRLLRQAA